Proteins co-encoded in one Tachysurus fulvidraco isolate hzauxx_2018 chromosome 17, HZAU_PFXX_2.0, whole genome shotgun sequence genomic window:
- the LOC113635682 gene encoding shaker-related potassium channel tsha2-like: protein MTVDSVEPVHTSRSYVDVTEQDGSERVFINVSGLRFETQLKTLSRFPDTLLGDPHKRTRFFDPVRNEYFFDRNRTSFDAILYYYQSGGKLRRPLNVPVEIFMDEIKFYEIDEPVIQRFIDDEGLSKEDERPMPTNELMRQVWLLFEYPDSSRGARLIAIVSVMVIIVSIIIFCLETLPEFRETGDEPNRHATINGTTEEAWNSNMFTDPFFLLETLCIAWFSFEMFMRFISCPDKSAFYKDIMNTIDIIAIVPYFVTLGLELAEHRANAQQAASLTVLRVVRLVRVFRIFKLSRHSKGLQILGQTLHASMRELGLLIFFLIIGIVLFSSAVFFAEVDDPGSSFTSIPESFWWAVVTMTTVGYGDMSPVTFGGKIVGSMCAVAGVLTIALPVPVIVSNFSYFYHRENSEEDNKTYTHVTCGRPVASYDENSLHKGGYTFIKSECTGNKKDDDNFSMYCNLNFDEYTGKLTDV from the coding sequence ATGACGGTGGATTCGGTTGAGCCCGTGCACACGTCTCGCTCTTACGTGGATGTGACCGAGCAGGACGGCAGCGAGCGGGTGTTCATCAACGTGTCCGGGCTGCGCTTCGAGACGCAACTCAAGACGCTCTCCCGCTTCCCGGACACACTGCTGGGTGACCCGCACAAACGCACACGGTTTTTTGACCCGGTCCGGAACGAGTACTTCTTCGACCGGAACCGGACGAGTTTCGACGCTATTCTGTACTACTACCAATCCGGGGGGAAGCTCCGCCGACCTCTGAACGTACCGGTAGAAATTTTCATGGACGAGATCAAGTTTTATGAAATCGACGAGCCCGTGATACAGAGATTCATCGACGATGAAGGCCTCAGTAAAGAGGACGAGCGCCCGATGCCCACTAACGAGTTAATGCGGCAGGTTTGGCTCCTGTTCGAATATCCCGACAGCTCGCGTGGGGCCAGATTGATCGCCATTGTGTCAGTGATGGTAATCATAGTATCAATTATCATCTTCTGCTTGGAAACGTTACCAGAGTTCAGAGAGACCGGCGATGAGCCGAACAGACACGCAACAATTAACGGGACGACCGAAGAAGCCTGGAATAGCAACATGTTCACCGACCCGTTCTTCCTGCTCGAGACGCTGTGCATCGCCTGGTTTTCCTTCGAGATGTTCATGAGGTTCATATCGTGTCCAGACAAGTCCGCTTTCTATAAAGACATCATGAACACTATTGATATTATAGCAATCGTGCCGTACTTCGTAACTCTTGGTTTGGAGCTCGCGGAGCACCGAGCGAACGCGCAGCAAGCCGCATCCTTGACCGTGCTCAGAGTCGTGCGTCTCGTGCGCGTCTTCCGCATTTTTAAACTCTCGCGCCATTCGAAAGGACTTCAAATCCTGGGCCAAACGCTGCATGCCAGCATGCGCGAACTGGGACTGCTCATCTTTTTCCTCATCATTGGCATCGTCCTGTTCTCCAGCGCGGTTTTCTTCGCTGAGGTGGACGACCCCGGATCGAGCTTCACCAGCATCCCGGAGTCGTTTTGGTGGGCTGTAGTTACCATGACTACGGTGGGATACGGGGACATGAGTCCCGTCACGTTCGGTGGTAAAATCGTTGGTTCAATGTGTGCCGTGGCCGGTGTACTCACTATTGCCCTGCCCGTGCCTGTCATTGTGTCCAACTTCAGCTATTTCTACCACCGGGAAAACAGCGAGGAGGATAACAAAACGTACACGCACGTAACCTGCGGCCGCCCGGTGGCCTCGTATGATGAAAACAGCTTACATAAAGGCGGATACACTTTTATTAAATCAGAGTGCACgggaaataaaaaagatgacGATAATTTTTCTATGTATTGTAATTTAAATTTTGATGAATACACAGGGAAGCTGACAGATGTGTGA
- the kcna1a gene encoding potassium voltage-gated channel subfamily A member 1 isoform X1, with protein MTRGISTFSNIDKSASTWTCRMTVVAGDNMDETSAVPGHPQDTYSPDHDDHECCERVVINIAGLRFETQLKTLAQFPETLLGNPKKRMRYFDPLRNEYFFDRNRPSFDAILYYYQSGGRLRRPVNVPLDMFSEEIKFYELGAEAMEKFREDEGFIREEERPLPEREFQRQIWLLFEHPESSGPARGIAIVSVMVILISIVIFCLETLPELKEDPAGRIKIIGNITYYYKPSILKDPFFIVETLCIIWFSFELIVRFFACPSKAAFFKNMMNTIDVVAIIPYFITLGTELAEETGKEGKEGKGEQATSLAILRVIRLVRVFRIFKLSRHSKGLQILGQTLKASMRELGLLIFFLFIGVILFSSAVYFAEAEEAESHFGSIPDAFWWAVVSMTTVGYGDMVPVTIGGKIVGSLCAIAGVLTIALPVPVIVSNFNYFYHRETEGEEQAQLLNVSNPNIASDSDSSRRSSSVVSKSEYMEIDGDMNNSMDNFREANLRTGNYTIPNQNCVNKSKLLTDV; from the exons ATGACAAGAGGGATTTCAACCTTTTCCAATATCGACAAGAG TGCTTCGACTTGGACTTGCAGGATGACCGTAGTGGCCGGCGATAACATGGATGAAACATCAGCTGTCCCGGGGCATCCGCAGGACACGTATTCCCCTGACCATGATGACCATGAATGCTGTGAAAGGGTGGTTATCAACATCGCTGGGCTGCGCTTTGAAACACAACTCAAAACACTTGCTCAGTTTCCAGAGACACTGCTTGGGAACCCAAAGAAGAGAATGCGTTATTTTGATCCTTTGAGAAATGAGTATTTCTTTGACCGTAACCGTCCTAGTTTTGACGCAATCCTCTACTACTATCAGTCTGGGGGGCGGTTGAGGAGGCCAGTAAATGTCCCATTGGATATGTTCTCGGAAGAAATTAAGTTCTATGAACTTGGAGCTGAGGCAATGGAGAAGTTCCGTGAGGATGAAGGATTCATCCGAGAAGAAGAAAGACCCTTGCCTGAACGAGAGTTCCAACGGCAGATCTGGCTTCTGTTTGAGCACCCTGAGAGCTCAGGGCCAGCCAGAGGAATTGCCATAGTGTCTGTTATGGTCATTTTAATTTCCATTGTCATTTTCTGTTTAGAGACTTTGCCAGAACTGAAGGAGGACCCTGCAGGACGTATAAAGATAATAGGGAACATCACTTATTACTACAAACCAAGCATCCTTAAAGACCCCTTCTTCATTGTAGAGACCCTCTGCATAATCTGGTTCTCATTTGAACTTATAGTAAGATTCTTTGCCTGTCCCAGCAAGGCAGCCTTCTTTAAGAACATGATGAACACCATAGATGTAGTAGCTATCATCCCTTACTTCATTACATTGGGCACAGAGTTAGCAGAAGAAACGGGTAAGGAGGGTAAGGAGGGCAAGGGGGAACAGGCAACATCACTGGCCATTCTCAGGGTGATTCGTCTGGTCAGGGTGTTTAGGATCTTCAAGCTGTCCAGACATTCCAAAGGCCTGCAGATTTTAGGGCAGACCCTAAAAGCGAGTATGCGTGAGCTTGGATTGCttatcttcttcctcttcattgGTGTCATCTTGTTTTCGAGTGCCGTGTACTTTGCAGAAGCTGAAGAGGCAGAATCACACTTCGGCAGTATCCCTGATGCGTTCTGGTGGGCTGTTGTATCAATGACCACAGTTGGCTATGGTGACATGGTCCCTGTCACTATAGGGGGCAAAATCGTAGGCTCTCTGTGTGCAATCGCTGGTGTGCTGACCATTGCCCTACCAGTGCCTGTCATCGTATCCAACTTCAACTACTTCTACCACAGGGAAACTGAGGGTGAGGAGCAAGCACAACTTCTGAACGTGAGTAACCCCAATATCGCTTCTGACTCCGATTCCAGCCGCCGCAGTTCCTCAGTTGTCAGCAAGTCTGAGTATATGGAAATCGATGGAGACATGAACAACAGCATGGACAACTTCAGAGAGGCCAACCTTAGAACTGGAAACTACACAATACCTAACCAAAATTGTGTTAACAAAAGTAAGCTGCTAACTGATGTTTAG
- the kcna1a gene encoding potassium voltage-gated channel subfamily A member 1 isoform X2, translating to MTVVAGDNMDETSAVPGHPQDTYSPDHDDHECCERVVINIAGLRFETQLKTLAQFPETLLGNPKKRMRYFDPLRNEYFFDRNRPSFDAILYYYQSGGRLRRPVNVPLDMFSEEIKFYELGAEAMEKFREDEGFIREEERPLPEREFQRQIWLLFEHPESSGPARGIAIVSVMVILISIVIFCLETLPELKEDPAGRIKIIGNITYYYKPSILKDPFFIVETLCIIWFSFELIVRFFACPSKAAFFKNMMNTIDVVAIIPYFITLGTELAEETGKEGKEGKGEQATSLAILRVIRLVRVFRIFKLSRHSKGLQILGQTLKASMRELGLLIFFLFIGVILFSSAVYFAEAEEAESHFGSIPDAFWWAVVSMTTVGYGDMVPVTIGGKIVGSLCAIAGVLTIALPVPVIVSNFNYFYHRETEGEEQAQLLNVSNPNIASDSDSSRRSSSVVSKSEYMEIDGDMNNSMDNFREANLRTGNYTIPNQNCVNKSKLLTDV from the coding sequence ATGACCGTAGTGGCCGGCGATAACATGGATGAAACATCAGCTGTCCCGGGGCATCCGCAGGACACGTATTCCCCTGACCATGATGACCATGAATGCTGTGAAAGGGTGGTTATCAACATCGCTGGGCTGCGCTTTGAAACACAACTCAAAACACTTGCTCAGTTTCCAGAGACACTGCTTGGGAACCCAAAGAAGAGAATGCGTTATTTTGATCCTTTGAGAAATGAGTATTTCTTTGACCGTAACCGTCCTAGTTTTGACGCAATCCTCTACTACTATCAGTCTGGGGGGCGGTTGAGGAGGCCAGTAAATGTCCCATTGGATATGTTCTCGGAAGAAATTAAGTTCTATGAACTTGGAGCTGAGGCAATGGAGAAGTTCCGTGAGGATGAAGGATTCATCCGAGAAGAAGAAAGACCCTTGCCTGAACGAGAGTTCCAACGGCAGATCTGGCTTCTGTTTGAGCACCCTGAGAGCTCAGGGCCAGCCAGAGGAATTGCCATAGTGTCTGTTATGGTCATTTTAATTTCCATTGTCATTTTCTGTTTAGAGACTTTGCCAGAACTGAAGGAGGACCCTGCAGGACGTATAAAGATAATAGGGAACATCACTTATTACTACAAACCAAGCATCCTTAAAGACCCCTTCTTCATTGTAGAGACCCTCTGCATAATCTGGTTCTCATTTGAACTTATAGTAAGATTCTTTGCCTGTCCCAGCAAGGCAGCCTTCTTTAAGAACATGATGAACACCATAGATGTAGTAGCTATCATCCCTTACTTCATTACATTGGGCACAGAGTTAGCAGAAGAAACGGGTAAGGAGGGTAAGGAGGGCAAGGGGGAACAGGCAACATCACTGGCCATTCTCAGGGTGATTCGTCTGGTCAGGGTGTTTAGGATCTTCAAGCTGTCCAGACATTCCAAAGGCCTGCAGATTTTAGGGCAGACCCTAAAAGCGAGTATGCGTGAGCTTGGATTGCttatcttcttcctcttcattgGTGTCATCTTGTTTTCGAGTGCCGTGTACTTTGCAGAAGCTGAAGAGGCAGAATCACACTTCGGCAGTATCCCTGATGCGTTCTGGTGGGCTGTTGTATCAATGACCACAGTTGGCTATGGTGACATGGTCCCTGTCACTATAGGGGGCAAAATCGTAGGCTCTCTGTGTGCAATCGCTGGTGTGCTGACCATTGCCCTACCAGTGCCTGTCATCGTATCCAACTTCAACTACTTCTACCACAGGGAAACTGAGGGTGAGGAGCAAGCACAACTTCTGAACGTGAGTAACCCCAATATCGCTTCTGACTCCGATTCCAGCCGCCGCAGTTCCTCAGTTGTCAGCAAGTCTGAGTATATGGAAATCGATGGAGACATGAACAACAGCATGGACAACTTCAGAGAGGCCAACCTTAGAACTGGAAACTACACAATACCTAACCAAAATTGTGTTAACAAAAGTAAGCTGCTAACTGATGTTTAG